CCAGGTCGAGGACGTCGGGGGCGCGCTTCTGGCCCCTGCGGGCCTTGACGGCGGCGATCTCGTCGGCGCTGGAGGCGTCCGGGTTCTCGCTGCCGACCTTGATCTTGTACTTGGCCTCGAAGGCCTTGATCAGCTCGCCGTAGTTCGCCCAGTCCGCCGGGAGGGCGATGACATTCAGCTTGCCCTCCTTCTCGGCGGCCGCGACGAGCGCCTTCATTCCGCCGAACCCGGCGGCCGAGGTGCTGGCGTTCGCCTTCACCGCGGCACCGGCGGCAGCGCCGTCGGGCGCGGCACCGCAGGCGGTGAGGGTGGTGAGCGCGGCAGCGCCGAGCAGGGCGGTAGCGCCGAGACGGGAAGGTCTGAACACGGTCTCTCCCAGAGACGAAGTGAAGGACACTGTGAGCACTTGTCTGAACAAGCTGGATTCAGTTCGCCCGGAGGAGCTGTCCGGATCATGAACGGCACATGGCCGCGGCGGATCGGCTACCGGAAGAGCCAACGCCGTTTCCTCGCCGGTGGGAGCGGGTCCCGGGGGACGGGAGACAGTGGCGCTCCGGCGCGGTTAGGGTGGTCGGGGAAGCGGAACACAGCGCAACCAACTGCGCACAGTTCGGGACACGGAGGGCGTTCGCGTGGGTACGTCGCGTTATCTGGAGATCGCCGAGGCGGTACGGCGGTCGATCCTGGGCGGCGAGTATCCGGTCGGGGCGCAGCTCCCCTCGGAGAGCGACCTCGCGGCCCGCTGGTCCGCGTCGCGCGGGACGGTCCGGCAGGCCGTCGCCGTACTGGCCTCCGAGGGCCTGATCGGCTCCCGGCAGGGTGCGCGCAGAATCGTGCTGCGCCACGAACGCCGGCACAGCTTCGCGGAGTTGAACAGCTTCGCGCAGTGGGCCGAGGGCATGGGCCACGAGATCTCCAGCCGTATCCTGACCCGCGCCCGCCGCCCCGCGACCCCCGCAGAGGCCTCCCGGCTCTCCGTCACCGCCGGATCGCCGGTCCTGTACGTCATACGGCTGCGGCTGCTCGACGGCGAACCGGCCATGCTGGAGCGCACCGCGTACGCGGAGTGGGTGGCGCCCGCGGTGGAGGAGCTGCCCGAGGACTGCGTATCCATCATGAACAGCATCGCCGGACAGCACGGCATCGTGGCCCAGTACGGCGAGCACCTGCTCGACGCGGTCGCGGCGGGGAGCGTGGACGCGCGGCTGCTGCGGGTCCGCCGGGGCAGCCCGCTGCTGCGGCAGCGTCATCTGACGTGCACGGCGACGGGCCGGCCCATCGAGTGGACGGACGACAGGTATGTGGCGGGGAGTGTGACGTTCAGTGTGAGCAACTCGGCGGACACGGCCCCGCTGTCGCGGCATGCGGGCGCGCTGGACGCGTAGCGCGGCTTGCGGGACCTCGGCCCCGCCGTGTCCGCAATCGCCGGACGGGCTTGATCTTCCGCCGGTCCGGGCGAGCAGATCCGGCCCCGGTGGTGCTCGAGCCGCAGGCTCCGGGGCGGAGCCCGGGTGCGCGGACCGGTGCCGTCAGCCGCCCGAGGTATCGAGTTCCGCTTCCGCGCCGATCCCGGCGCAGTCGTACGGATCCTTCAGCCAGCCATCCGGCAGAACCACCCTGTTGTTGCCCGCCGTACGCCCGCGCGGCCCGTCCGCACCGACCGGCCACGGCTGGTCCAGGTCGAGCTCCTCCAGATGTGCGTCCATCTCCGCCAGTGACGAGGTGATCGCCAGCTTCTTCCGCATCTCCGAGCCGACCGAGAAGCCCTTGAGGTACCACGCCACATGCTTACGGAAGTCGATCACGCCACGCGTCTCGTCGCCGATCCACTCCCCCAACAGCTCCGCGTGCCGCCGCATGACGACCGAGACCTCCTTGAGTGTCGGCGTCGCACAGGTACCCGTACCCTCGAACGCCGCCACCAGGTCGCCGAAGAGCCACGGCCGCCCCAGGCAACCGCGCCCCACGACCACTCCGTCGCAGCCCGTCTCCCGCACCATCCGCAGCGCGTCGTCCGCCGACCAGATGTCGCCGTTGCCGAGCACCGGGATCTCCGGAACGTGCTCCTTCAGCCGGGCGATCGCGTCCCAGTCGGCCGTACCGCCGTAGTGCTGCGCCGCCGTACGCCCGTGCAGCGCGATCGCCGTCACGCCCTCCTCGACCGCGATCCGGCCCGCGTCGAGATAGGTGATGTGGTCGTCGTCGATGCCCTTGCGCATCTTCATCGTGACCGGCAGGCCGCCCGCGTTCGACACCGCTTCGTTGAGGATCGCGCGCAGCAGCGGCCGCTTGTACGGAAGGGCCGAGCCGCCGCCCTTGCGCGTCACCTTCGGGACCGGGCAGCCGAAGTTCAGGTCGATGTGGTCGGCCAGGTTCTCGTCCACGATCATGCGGACGGCCTTGCCGACGGTCACCGGATCCACCCCGTACAGCTGAATGGACCGCGGCGTCTCAATCGCGTCGAAGTGGATGAGCTGCATGGTCTTCTCATTGCGCTCGACCAGCGCCCGCGTCGTGATCATCTCGCTGACGAAAAGCCCCTTGCCGCCGGAGAACTCGCGGCACAGCGTGCGGAACGGCGCATTGGTGATGCCCGCCATCGGCGCGAGCACCACCGGGGGCTGCACGGCGTGCGGGCCGATCCTGAGCATCGAGGAGGACGGGGCGAACGTGGTCATTCGCCCATTGTCGCTCACGACGGGAGTCGTTAGTCAGCCGTACTATCCGCGTATGCCCGAGCTCACATACCGACGGCGGCTGGTCGTGCTGGCGATCTGCGCTATGAGCCTGCTGATCGTCAGCCTCGACAACACGATCCTCAATGTCGCGCTGCCCTCGATCCAGAAGGAGTTTCACGCCTCGGTCGCCGGGATGCAGTGGACGATCGACGCCTACACCCTCGTCCTCGCCTCCCTGCTGATGCTCTCCGGCTCCACCGCCGACCGGATCGGCCGACGCCGGGTCTTCCAGACCGGGCTCGTCCTCTTCACCGTCGGCTCGCTGCTCTGCTCGCTCGCGCCCAATCTCGAGTCGCTCATCGCGTTCCGCATGGTGCAGGCCGTCGGCGGCTCGATGCTCAATCCGGTCGCGATGTCGATCATCACCAACACCTTCACCGACCCGCGCGAACGGGCCCGTGCCATCGGCGTCTGGGGCGGCGTCGTCGGCATCTCCATGGCCGCGGGGCCCCTGGTCGGCGGAGTCCTGGTGGACTCGATCGGCTGGCGCTCGATCTTCTGGGTCAATCTGCCGGTAGGCATCGCCGCCATCCTGCTGACCTGGCGCTACGTACCGGAGTCCCGCGCCCCGAAGCCACGCCGCCCCGATCCCGTCGGCCAGCTCCTAGTCATGGCTCTCCTCGGCTCACTCACCTACGCGATCATCGAGGCGCCCTCGGCCGGCCGGCACTCGCCGGTGATCCTTGCCCTCAGCGCGGTCGCGGCCCTCGCGCTGGCCGGACTGCTGCTGTACGAACCGAGGCGCACCGAGCCTCTGATCGATCTGCGCTTCTTCCGCAGCGCCCCGTTCAGCGGTGCCACGGTCATCGCGGTGTGCGCCTTCGCCTCGCTCGGCGGCTTCCTCTTCATCAACACGCTCTATCTGCAGGACGTCCGCGGCCTGTCCGCCATGGACGCCGGTCTCTACATGCTGCCGATGGCCGCCATGACGTTCATCTGCGCACCGCTGTCGGGACGGCTGGTCGGCAGCCGCGGTCCGCGCCTCCCGCTGATGATCGCGGGCGTCGCGATGGCCGCGAGCGGGGTGCTGTTCGCCGCCTTCGAGGCCGAGACCTCCGACGCGCTGCTCTTCCTCGGCTTTTTCCTCTTCGGTCTCGGCTTCGGCATGGTGAACGTGCCGATCACCAACACCGCCGTCTCCGGAATGCCCCGCTCCCAGGCCGGTGTCGCGGCCGCTGTCGCCTCCACCAGCCGGCAGATCGGGCAGACCCTCGGCGTCGCCGTCATCGGAGCCGTACTGGCGGCCGGGGTCGCCTCCACCTCGTACGCGGACGGCTTCGTCGCCGCGAGCAGGCCCGCCTGGTGGATCATCACCGGCTGCGGGCTGTGCGTCCTCGTGGTGGGGGCGCTGACCAGCGGCGGCTGGGCACGGGAGACGGCGCGGCGCACGGCTGAGCAACTGGAACCGCCGGACCGGGACAAGGCGCCGTCCACAGCGAACGCATAGCCGTCTCCGAGCAGGGCCACAGGCGCCATGGGGCGTCGCTCACCCTTCGCCGGACTCCCTGGTCCGGCGGCGTCCGTTCGGCAAGGATTCGACGGATGAGTCCGAGTCGAACGTGCGAGGTGTGCGGGACCGAGCTGCCCGGCCGAGGGCCGCGCAAGGAGAGCGGGCCGGCACAGGGCGGCCGGCCTGCCCGTTACTGCTCCGCCGCATGCCGACAGCGCGCCTTCCGCCGACGCTCGGCACGGGACGCCCAGGACCAGGACCGAGAACACCGCCAGGACCAGGAGCACCGCCAGGACCAGGAGCACGGCCAGGACCAGGAGCACGGCCAGGAGCAGGACCACAGACAGGTGGTGGGCCGGGAGCTGCCACGGCCACTGGACTCCTTCATAGGCCGGCGGCTCGAGCTGTCGCGGCTGCGCACCCTCTCGAAGTCCTCGCGGCTGCTGACTCTCACCGGTCCGGGCGGAGTCGGCAAGACCCGTCTGGCGATGGAGTTCGCCGGCGGCCGGAGTGGCGGCGCCGACGGCAAGGCCCTGCTGGTCGAACTGGACTCGCTGCGCGACGGCGACCGGCTTCCGCAGGCCGTGGCCGCCGCGCTGGGCGTCGGCGAGCGCGGCGGCCGTACAGGTATCGCGCTGCTCGCGCACGAGCTCGGCGACCGCCCGATACTGATCGTCCTGGACAACTGCGAGCACCTGGCCGAGCCGTGCGCACAGCTGGCCGCGGCCCTGCTCGCCCGGTGCCCACGGCTGCGGATCCTCGCCACCAGCCGGGAAGTGCTGCGCGTGCCCGGCGAAGTGGTGTTCCGGGTCGGCGAACTGTCCCTGTCGCCGGCCGGCGAGGACGACGACCCGGCAGCCGTGCTGCAGGCGGATGCCGTCCGGCTCTTCGTGGAGCGCGCGGGCAGCTGCGCACCCGGATTCGAGCTGCATGCCGGCAACGCCCGTACCGTGGCGGAGATCTGCCGGCGCCTCGACGGCATGCCACTGGCCATCGAGCTGGCGGCACGCCGTACGGGAGCCCTCCCGCTGAGCGACATCCTGGCCGGCCTCGACGACCAGCTCACCCTCCTCACGGACGGCAGCAGAACCGGACCGGGACGCCACCGCGAGCTGGCGGCCGCGATCGACTGGAGCCATCGGTTACTGGACCCGGAGGAGCAGGCCCTCTTCCGCCGTCTCTCGGTCCTCGTCGGCGGCTTCGACGCCGTAGGAGCGGCCGCGGTCTGCGCAGACGGCGAGATGCCGCCACGGCACGTCCTGCGGGTGCTGTGCGCGCTGGAAGCCAAGTCCCTGATCGTGCGGCTGCCCGGCACCGAGGCCGAAGTCACCGCACGATTCAGGCAGTTGAGCGCCATCCGCGCCTACGCCCTGGACCGCCTCGCCGACTCCGGCGAGCTGCCAGGCACCTGGCAGCGGGCCGTCGACTGGCTGACCGGACTGCTGGAGCCGACCACGGGTCAGGTCTTCGTCGACCAGGCGGGCGGCCCCCTGACCGAGGAGCGGGAGAACCTCGCGGCGGCCGTCGCCCACACCAACAGCCACGGTGGCGCACCGAACGTACCCCTGACGCTGGCACTTGCGCGTGTGCGCTACCAGCAGGAGCAGCTGACAGCCGCCCGCGCACTGCTGACGGACGTGCTGGAGCGCGACAGCGACCCCGAGGATTCGCGGGACCCGAGGGACCCCCGGCACTCCGAGGACTTCCAGGACTCCCGGCACGTCGGTGCGGCCCTGGCGCTCGCCGCACGCGCCGCCTGCCAGCAGGTGGACGAGGCGGCCGCACTGCACTTCGCCGAGCAGGCGGTCGCCGCCGAGCGGCGCCGGAACGACCCCGCCTCACTCGCCAACGCCCTGGACGCACGCGCTGCCGCCCTGCTGTGCCGCGGCGAGTTCTCGCAGGCCGTCGACGACTTCGCCGAGTGCCTGGCCATCGTCGCCACGCTCGGCCGCCCCCACGACACCGCATGGTGCCGGCATCACCTGGCCTGGGCGCTGCTGCATGTCGGCAAGGCGGCCGAGGGCGATGCGCTCATGTCTTCCTGCCTGCCCGAGCTTCGAGGGCAGGCACCCTGGTGCCAGTCGGCGGCAGCGCTGCACACCGCCGGCGCGATACGGCTGGCTCTGGGCGACCTCAGGGCGGCGGAACGGCTGTTCGCCGAGGCCCTGCGCACGGTGCCCGGTGAGAGTTTCCACGCGCTGTATCCGCTCGAGGGGCTTGCCGTCGTGGCGGCGGAACGCGGCGAGATGAAGCGCTCGCTGCGGCTGTTCGCGGCCTGTGCGCAGGCGCGCCGCCGCCTGGACACCGAGCCGGAAGCCGAGTGGCAGCGGCACGTCGAAGCCGCGGCGGCCCGCGCCGAGGCGGCTCTGACCCCGGCTGCGCGGGACGGGGCGGTGGCCGGTGGACGCCGGCTGCGCTGGGAGCGGCTGCTCGTCTACGCGCTGAACGGGACCGCCGAAGAGTCCGCGTCAGTCGTCTCCTCAACGGCCGGCAACGGTGACGGAGGAGGGGGAACCGGGAGCGGAACCGGCGGCGGGCGATCTGCGCTGACAGGGCGGGAGGCAGCTGTCGCCGCTCTGGTCGCCGAGGGACTGACCAACCGTGAGATCGCGGCTCGTCTCGATCTGTCGGCGAGCACCGTCGCCACCCATCTCGACAACGTACGGGACAAGCTGGGCATGCGGTCCCGGACCCAGATCGCGCTGTGGGTGGCCGGAAAGGAACGGCGCGCCACCCCGGAACACGACAAGCGCTGGGGCGAGGTTTCGTAACGCGGCAAAGCCGCCGGTCATCTGATCGATCCGCTCTTCAGCGGCAGCGGCAAAGCTGAGCCGGAACAGGGCATTCCAAGGACTCGCAGGCCTCTGGCCCGTCCTTCCCCCCACGGAATGCCCTGGCGAGCAGTCGATTCCGGCAAGGAGACGCGATGCGGCCAGACCACGAAACGAGCGGCGAGCACACGAGCTCGAGGAGGGCGTTCATCAGAACGAGTTCGGCGGGGATGACCGCCGCCCTCGTGGCGACGAGCGGGGCCGGCGCCGCCCTGGCGGCACCGATGAGCACGGTGCAGGAGGCGCGCGCGGCGGGACGCCCGTTGGCCGTCACGCCTGCCTGCGACGGTCACGAGACCCCGGCGGCGACGGAGGGCCCGCTCTTCAAACCGGAATCCCCCGAGCGGACGGACTTCATCACCCCCGCGATCCGCGGAGTGCGGCTCGACTTCAGCGGCGTCGTCTACGACACCGCCTGCAAGCCGCTGCCGGGGACGCTCATCGAGTTCTGGCAGTGCGACCAGAACGGCGACTACGACACCGCCGGCTTCTCGCTCCGCGGACACCAGCACACCAACAGTAGGGGCGCGTTCCGGCTCACGACGATCATCCCCCGGGACTACTGGGGCCGTTGGGGCCAGCGGGCTCCCCACATCCACACCCAGGTCCAGGCGCCCGGCGGACCGGTGCTCGTCACCCAGCTGTACTTCCCCGACGACACCCAGGCGTACGGCCGGGACTTCGCCACGCTCAACGCCGCGGACCGGCTCCTCAACCGGGCCTGCACGATCACGCTCGCGGGCCCGAAGGACGGCCGCTACACCGGCGCCTTCGACTTCGTCATCCAGACCACGGCCAAGTAGCCGACCGCCGATCACTCAAGGATCTCCGTGATGCATACGAGCAAGTCATCCCGGCACCGGAAAGTCAGTCGGTCGCCCATGGTGGCGGCGCTGGCCGCGGGAGCCGTCGCGGTCGGGGGCCTGATCGCCGCCGGCACCGTCTGGGCCGGCCCCGCCCCCGCCGCCAAGGACGTGGCGGCCGCACCGGCGCGCGTCGCGGGACAGTGGCAGTCGACCGCGGTCCCGGTGGCCAAGGGCGACCTCACCGCCGTGGCCGCGCTCAGCGACAAGCAGGCCTGGTCCGTCGGCTACCGGCTGAAGAGCGCCACCGAGCTGGAGGCCCTGGCCCTGCACTGGGACGGCACGTCCTGGACGCAGCAGTCGACGCTGCCGAAGGACACCTTTCCGCAGGCGCTCGCCGTACGGTCGGCCAGTGACATCTGGGCGGTCGGCGCGACGGCGGCCCACTGGGACGGCACCTCCTGGACCACGCGCAACCTCGACCGTGACCCCGCGGGCCGGTTGACACCCGACGCGGTGGTGACGACGTCCGACGGGAAGGCCTGGACGGCCGGTCGCGTGGTGCCGCAGGGCATCAAGAACGGGGTCCCCGCCATCCAGGCCTGGGACGGCACGGCCTGGCGTCGGCAGACCCTGCCCGACGTCGGCAAGGGCGAACTCACCAGCCTCACCGCGGTCGCACCGGACGACATCTGGGCGGCGGGCACGTCCTTCGCCACCGACAGCACCGCGGAGACGGCCCTGCTGCTGCACTGGGACGGCACCTCCTGGACGCGGGTCGCCGCGCCCGCGGGAGCCAAGGATGAGCACCGCTGGCTCAGCGGCATCACCGCACTTGGTGCCGACGACATATGGGCGGTGGGCGGTTCGACGTCCAAGGGAGGCGACCTCGCCTACGCGGTGCACTGGGACGGCAAGAAGTGGACCGACGTCAAGACACCCGCGATCGCCGACGGCCGGCTTCGGGCCGTCGGCAGGGCCGGGGACGGCGCGCTGTGGGCGGTCGGCGGCAAGGGTGCTGTCTCCGTCGCCCTGCGCTTCGACGCGCAGGAGCGCCGTTGGGAGCAGGCAGCCGACCCCGGTGTGGTGGTGCGAGGGTTCACCACTGTGCCGAGCAGCGCAGATCTGTGGACAGTGGGTATCGCCAAACAGGGCGACCTGGTTCCGGCGGTGACCCGCTTCACGGGCTGACCGGCACACCGAACCCGGGCCCGGACCACGCGCCACGGTCCGGGCCCGGGCCATGCCACGTGCTCAGGCCTCGGCGAGCGCGAACGCCTGGAGCTTCTCCAGGCGCTCGCGCGATTCGACGTCCAGAGGTGTGTAACTGACCAGCCGGGGCCCGGCCGCCGGGCCCAGCCAGAGATTGTTGTGCTCCAGGTGCAGCAGGCCCACATGGGCGTTGCGGATCAGCTTGGTCCTGCCGCTCTGGCTGACCACCTCATGGCGCGCCCACACCTCACGGAACGCCGGCGAGGACCTCTCCAGTCGCCCCAGCAGCGCCTTCCACGCGGGCTCGGCCAGATG
This portion of the Streptomyces sp. NBC_01750 genome encodes:
- the dusB gene encoding tRNA dihydrouridine synthase DusB produces the protein MTTFAPSSSMLRIGPHAVQPPVVLAPMAGITNAPFRTLCREFSGGKGLFVSEMITTRALVERNEKTMQLIHFDAIETPRSIQLYGVDPVTVGKAVRMIVDENLADHIDLNFGCPVPKVTRKGGGSALPYKRPLLRAILNEAVSNAGGLPVTMKMRKGIDDDHITYLDAGRIAVEEGVTAIALHGRTAAQHYGGTADWDAIARLKEHVPEIPVLGNGDIWSADDALRMVRETGCDGVVVGRGCLGRPWLFGDLVAAFEGTGTCATPTLKEVSVVMRRHAELLGEWIGDETRGVIDFRKHVAWYLKGFSVGSEMRKKLAITSSLAEMDAHLEELDLDQPWPVGADGPRGRTAGNNRVVLPDGWLKDPYDCAGIGAEAELDTSGG
- a CDS encoding GntR family transcriptional regulator, yielding MGTSRYLEIAEAVRRSILGGEYPVGAQLPSESDLAARWSASRGTVRQAVAVLASEGLIGSRQGARRIVLRHERRHSFAELNSFAQWAEGMGHEISSRILTRARRPATPAEASRLSVTAGSPVLYVIRLRLLDGEPAMLERTAYAEWVAPAVEELPEDCVSIMNSIAGQHGIVAQYGEHLLDAVAAGSVDARLLRVRRGSPLLRQRHLTCTATGRPIEWTDDRYVAGSVTFSVSNSADTAPLSRHAGALDA
- a CDS encoding helix-turn-helix transcriptional regulator; translation: MSPSRTCEVCGTELPGRGPRKESGPAQGGRPARYCSAACRQRAFRRRSARDAQDQDREHRQDQEHRQDQEHGQDQEHGQEQDHRQVVGRELPRPLDSFIGRRLELSRLRTLSKSSRLLTLTGPGGVGKTRLAMEFAGGRSGGADGKALLVELDSLRDGDRLPQAVAAALGVGERGGRTGIALLAHELGDRPILIVLDNCEHLAEPCAQLAAALLARCPRLRILATSREVLRVPGEVVFRVGELSLSPAGEDDDPAAVLQADAVRLFVERAGSCAPGFELHAGNARTVAEICRRLDGMPLAIELAARRTGALPLSDILAGLDDQLTLLTDGSRTGPGRHRELAAAIDWSHRLLDPEEQALFRRLSVLVGGFDAVGAAAVCADGEMPPRHVLRVLCALEAKSLIVRLPGTEAEVTARFRQLSAIRAYALDRLADSGELPGTWQRAVDWLTGLLEPTTGQVFVDQAGGPLTEERENLAAAVAHTNSHGGAPNVPLTLALARVRYQQEQLTAARALLTDVLERDSDPEDSRDPRDPRHSEDFQDSRHVGAALALAARAACQQVDEAAALHFAEQAVAAERRRNDPASLANALDARAAALLCRGEFSQAVDDFAECLAIVATLGRPHDTAWCRHHLAWALLHVGKAAEGDALMSSCLPELRGQAPWCQSAAALHTAGAIRLALGDLRAAERLFAEALRTVPGESFHALYPLEGLAVVAAERGEMKRSLRLFAACAQARRRLDTEPEAEWQRHVEAAAARAEAALTPAARDGAVAGGRRLRWERLLVYALNGTAEESASVVSSTAGNGDGGGGTGSGTGGGRSALTGREAAVAALVAEGLTNREIAARLDLSASTVATHLDNVRDKLGMRSRTQIALWVAGKERRATPEHDKRWGEVS
- a CDS encoding dioxygenase family protein, coding for MTAALVATSGAGAALAAPMSTVQEARAAGRPLAVTPACDGHETPAATEGPLFKPESPERTDFITPAIRGVRLDFSGVVYDTACKPLPGTLIEFWQCDQNGDYDTAGFSLRGHQHTNSRGAFRLTTIIPRDYWGRWGQRAPHIHTQVQAPGGPVLVTQLYFPDDTQAYGRDFATLNAADRLLNRACTITLAGPKDGRYTGAFDFVIQTTAK
- a CDS encoding MFS transporter translates to MPELTYRRRLVVLAICAMSLLIVSLDNTILNVALPSIQKEFHASVAGMQWTIDAYTLVLASLLMLSGSTADRIGRRRVFQTGLVLFTVGSLLCSLAPNLESLIAFRMVQAVGGSMLNPVAMSIITNTFTDPRERARAIGVWGGVVGISMAAGPLVGGVLVDSIGWRSIFWVNLPVGIAAILLTWRYVPESRAPKPRRPDPVGQLLVMALLGSLTYAIIEAPSAGRHSPVILALSAVAALALAGLLLYEPRRTEPLIDLRFFRSAPFSGATVIAVCAFASLGGFLFINTLYLQDVRGLSAMDAGLYMLPMAAMTFICAPLSGRLVGSRGPRLPLMIAGVAMAASGVLFAAFEAETSDALLFLGFFLFGLGFGMVNVPITNTAVSGMPRSQAGVAAAVASTSRQIGQTLGVAVIGAVLAAGVASTSYADGFVAASRPAWWIITGCGLCVLVVGALTSGGWARETARRTAEQLEPPDRDKAPSTANA